CGTCCTGTATCTCGGGGCCTACATGCGCCTCCCCCTGGTCCCGTTGTTCGCGCGGGGGCTGGGAGCCTCCACCGTCGACGTCGGAATGATCAACGCCGGCTTCATGCTGGCGGCGGCCGCCCTCGCCCTCCCGCTGGGCCTCATGTCCGACCGTCTCGGGCGCAAGCGCCTCATCCTTGCAGGGATGGGGATCTCCTGCCTGACCTCCCTCTTTCTGCTCGTGGCCCGGACTCCGCTGCACGTCGGACTGATCTACCTTTTCTCCGGGGTGGGGCTTGCCTGCTTCTCCCCCGCGATGATGTCCTACGTGGGGGATTCCAGTCCGCCGAACTTCCTCGGGCGGGCGTACGGGTGGTACACCTCCGCCCTTTACCTCGGGATGGCGCTGGGGCCGGGCTTCGGCGGAGCCATTGCGACGAAGGGATTCGGGACCGCCTTCGCGGTCTCCGCCGCGATGATCGGCGCGGGGGTGATCGTGGCGGGCTTCCGTGTCGGGAACCCGCCCGCCCCGGCCCCACGGCCCTCCGGGGGCGGGCATTTCCGCTCGGACTTCGGCGAGATCATCCGCAACCGGGCCGTCCTCGGCTGCTGGGTCGCCACCTTCTTCTCGACCTACGCGTGGGGGTCGCTGTTCGTTTTCTTCCCCCTGTACGCCAGGGACCTCGGGATCTCGATCCCCCAGACCGGCCTCATCTTCACGACCCAGGCGGGCGTCAACGCCCTCTGCCGGATCCCGATCGGCCATCTCCAGGACCGGACGGGAAACCGGCGCTCCTTCATCCTCTGGGGGAACGCCCTGTTCGGGCTCTGCATCGCCCTCACCGGAACGGCGCGGGGCCCGCTGCCGCTGTACCTTCTCTTCGCCGGGGTCGGCGCCACGATGGCGGCGACGTTCACGGCGGTCGGCGCCGTCCTGTCGGAATCGGTGGACACGCGCGTCCGCGGATTGGCGATGGGGG
This genomic interval from Deltaproteobacteria bacterium contains the following:
- a CDS encoding MFS transporter, encoding MLTLVLYLGAYMRLPLVPLFARGLGASTVDVGMINAGFMLAAAALALPLGLMSDRLGRKRLILAGMGISCLTSLFLLVARTPLHVGLIYLFSGVGLACFSPAMMSYVGDSSPPNFLGRAYGWYTSALYLGMALGPGFGGAIATKGFGTAFAVSAAMIGAGVIVAGFRVGNPPAPAPRPSGGGHFRSDFGEIIRNRAVLGCWVATFFSTYAWGSLFVFFPLYARDLGISIPQTGLIFTTQAGVNALCRIPIGHLQDRTGNRRSFILWGNALFGLCIALTGTARGPLPLYLLFAGVGATMAATFTAVGAVLSESVDTRVRGLAMGGYNTCIYGGFMASAATLGFVIQRMGYMAGFAVAGLSCAVATAGVAGLLKRRR